The bacterium sequence AGAGCGAGCAGAGTGTTGTAGGCGACAGGCAAAATTTATTTACCTCTTTAATCGTTATTCCTCTCAACTAGCACTCGCCCTCTCTCTATAAATTTTTTAAGTTTTCTCTCAAAATCTGTAGAAGAATGATAATTTTGTTCTCTCCAACCAGCATGATTTATATCATTTCTGTAGTCTACGATCTCATGCCAAAGATTTAAAACTTCGGAAGGTATTTCTTCATATTTGCTATTTAACATTACTTCAGCGATTTCTCTGTAGGTCTTTTTTTGTAAATTATTGCATTTCAAAATATTGGTTATAACATAATTTATGATTGTTTCCCTTAAAATTGTGAACCCTTGCTGAATAAGGCCTTTTTCTAAACACCAAGTTGCTATCTCAATTCCAAAACTTACATCGTTAATTTGCAAGCAAGAAAATCGCTCTTTTATTTTACCAAATAAAGGTTTAAAAGGTTTTAGCTTCTCCAGTTCTTTTTCTGCTTTTGGTATCGCATTTAGAATTCTTTCGATGGTTGATTTAGACTCGGGAGATCGACATGTTAAAACATTTTGTGAAAACTTATCTAAGGATGTAATGAGTTCCCTAAGCCCTCCTCCTATTTCACCCTTCGTCTCCGCAAGTAAAGGTTTTAATTCCTCTATTCCCAATTTCCTCATCATTTCCGCATTCCCTGTCTGTAAAAATCTTTCGATAGCAATAGTCCAATCAAATAAACTTGCAAATGGTGTGAGATCGAATATGGGTATTATTCTTTCTTCTATTGGCATTTCTCTAACTTCCTTTGGAGAACCCAATGCTTCCATTGCACCATAAACGATTCGCTCTATTTTTACGTTCTTCAAAAACTTGACATAGTTTAAAACTACAAGACTTAGCATCGGAAGAGATCGAA is a genomic window containing:
- a CDS encoding TIGR02221 family CRISPR-associated protein encodes the protein MSCKLLSFIGTTSYIESYYAYNNKSSERPYQFIQEALVEFFCKEWKDDNKLIIFMTEESKRKNWLSKSECEDANFDKGLRERLEKVKKRFKLKFDVRNVEIPEGKSEEELWIIFEKMNESLNDEDVIIFDITHSFRSLPMLSLVVLNYVKFLKNVKIERIVYGAMEALGSPKEVREMPIEERIIPIFDLTPFASLFDWTIAIERFLQTGNAEMMRKLGIEELKPLLAETKGEIGGGLRELITSLDKFSQNVLTCRSPESKSTIERILNAIPKAEKELEKLKPFKPLFGKIKERFSCLQINDVSFGIEIATWCLEKGLIQQGFTILRETIINYVITNILKCNNLQKKTYREIAEVMLNSKYEEIPSEVLNLWHEIVDYRNDINHAGWREQNYHSSTDFERKLKKFIERGRVLVERNND